A portion of the Enterobacter sp. SA187 genome contains these proteins:
- a CDS encoding autotransporter outer membrane beta-barrel domain-containing protein, with the protein MHSWKKKLVVSQLALACTLAIASQANAATYNTWGYHDNTYTVLDWGNMDAPGSDGNYVTYSGFIYHNNTNADYDQSFNGDTVNGTISTYYLNHDYVSGSDNTVNIANSNIHGSITSELPFGYYGITPASTDPDTGDYLPRTYEGYSFNDGTTIVDTNWYDGDIFTLNVANSTIDDDSEALYFTDIYLDGTTGKSTNESFYTSRGVAVNLDVESNINMSDNSRVAGIALSQGDTTNTNYGSEYHQWDNTISVTNSTVTSGSQSPLESYEDDNFGEFGGHFGNSEEPSDYAGNGGANDVALSFTDNAASHYSMKNNVYFNHSTLLGDVEFTSNWNDDGEFFYSTGHDSNGDGILDTNGGWVDDAQNVDELNITLDNGSKWVGSANIYADDIAPATMYDVATNSLTPGAIVEANDWGRVVSNQVFQSGVFNVTLNNGSEWDTVNGSVIDSLAVNNSSQVNVTDSGLTSDTIVLTNGSSMNIGEDGQVNTDHLTINTFSTVALNDDVTHYGDYSLYANTITVTNGGALDVNVDQYDNGVFSTDKLELTSGNVADNHGDVVSGVFNIHSSDYVLNADLVNDRTWDKTQANYGYGTIAMNSDGHLTVNGNGDINNGDELDNSSIDNVIAATGNYKVRIDNATGAGSVAEYKDKELIYINDQNSNATFSAANKADLGAYTYQAEQNGNTVILKQKELTDYANMALSIPSANTNIWNLEQDTLGARLTNGRHGLTDNGGAWVSYFGGSYNGDNGTIAYDQDASGIMVGVDSLVEGNNAKWTIGAAAGFAKGDISDRTGQVDQDSQSAWLYSSARFANDVFLDGSLSYNRFNNDLSATMSNGQYVDGDSSTDAWGFGLKMGYDFKFDNTGYLTPYASINGLFQSGDDYQLSNDMRMDGQSYDSLRYELGFDAGYTFNYGADQALTPYFKLAWVYDDADNSAEINNDDIDNGVEGSAVRVGLGTQFSFTKNFSAYSDATYLGGGDVEQDWGANVGVKYTW; encoded by the coding sequence ATGCACTCCTGGAAAAAGAAACTCGTTGTATCTCAACTAGCATTAGCCTGCACTTTGGCAATCGCTTCTCAGGCAAATGCTGCAACCTATAATACCTGGGGCTATCACGACAATACTTATACTGTACTGGACTGGGGTAACATGGATGCTCCAGGTTCTGATGGCAACTATGTCACTTACAGTGGTTTTATTTATCATAACAACACCAACGCTGATTATGATCAATCCTTCAACGGTGATACCGTTAATGGCACCATTTCAACTTATTATTTAAATCATGACTATGTGTCAGGTTCAGATAATACGGTAAACATCGCAAACTCAAATATTCATGGTTCCATTACCTCAGAATTGCCGTTTGGTTATTATGGTATAACCCCTGCCTCCACCGACCCGGACACGGGCGACTACCTGCCTCGCACCTATGAAGGGTATTCTTTCAACGACGGCACGACCATCGTTGATACTAACTGGTACGATGGCGATATATTTACACTGAACGTCGCCAATTCTACCATTGACGATGACTCTGAAGCGCTTTACTTTACAGACATTTATCTGGATGGTACGACAGGGAAATCCACGAACGAGTCTTTCTATACCTCCCGCGGCGTAGCCGTTAATCTGGATGTAGAAAGCAATATTAATATGTCTGATAACTCACGCGTTGCAGGTATTGCGTTGAGCCAGGGGGATACCACCAATACGAATTACGGCTCCGAATATCACCAGTGGGATAACACTATCAGCGTGACCAATTCCACAGTGACTTCCGGTTCGCAAAGTCCGCTGGAATCGTATGAGGACGATAATTTCGGCGAGTTTGGTGGTCATTTCGGAAACTCTGAAGAGCCGAGTGATTACGCAGGCAACGGCGGTGCAAATGACGTAGCCCTGTCTTTCACAGACAACGCGGCTTCACATTACTCAATGAAGAACAACGTCTATTTCAATCATTCTACTCTGCTGGGCGATGTTGAATTTACCAGTAACTGGAATGATGACGGCGAGTTTTTCTATTCAACGGGTCATGATTCTAATGGTGACGGCATTCTGGACACTAACGGTGGCTGGGTTGACGACGCACAGAATGTTGATGAGCTGAACATTACTCTGGACAACGGCAGCAAGTGGGTAGGTTCAGCAAACATTTATGCTGACGATATTGCGCCAGCGACAATGTATGATGTGGCGACTAATAGTCTTACTCCGGGCGCTATCGTTGAAGCCAACGACTGGGGACGCGTTGTCAGCAATCAGGTATTCCAGAGCGGCGTGTTTAATGTAACCTTAAATAACGGTTCTGAATGGGATACCGTTAATGGTTCTGTCATTGATAGCCTGGCAGTAAATAATAGCTCTCAGGTAAACGTAACTGACTCTGGTTTAACTTCAGATACCATCGTATTAACCAACGGTTCATCAATGAACATTGGTGAAGATGGACAGGTAAACACCGATCACCTGACGATTAATACCTTCAGTACCGTTGCGCTGAATGATGACGTCACTCACTATGGTGATTACTCTCTGTACGCCAATACCATCACCGTAACAAACGGCGGCGCATTAGATGTTAATGTCGATCAGTATGACAACGGCGTCTTCAGCACCGATAAACTGGAACTGACCAGCGGTAACGTTGCGGATAACCATGGTGATGTGGTGTCCGGTGTGTTCAATATCCACAGCAGCGATTATGTACTGAATGCGGATCTGGTCAACGACCGTACCTGGGATAAAACGCAGGCTAACTACGGTTACGGTACTATCGCCATGAATTCTGATGGTCACCTGACCGTTAACGGTAACGGCGATATCAATAATGGCGATGAACTGGATAACAGCTCCATTGACAACGTCATTGCTGCGACCGGTAACTATAAAGTGCGTATCGATAACGCCACCGGTGCCGGTTCTGTTGCCGAATACAAAGATAAAGAACTTATCTACATTAACGACCAGAACAGTAACGCTACCTTCTCCGCTGCCAACAAAGCCGACCTGGGGGCTTACACCTATCAGGCTGAGCAGAACGGCAATACCGTTATCCTCAAGCAGAAAGAGCTGACCGATTACGCCAACATGGCGCTGAGCATTCCGTCTGCCAATACCAATATCTGGAACCTTGAGCAGGACACGTTAGGCGCTCGCCTGACCAATGGCCGCCATGGTCTGACCGATAACGGCGGGGCATGGGTAAGCTACTTTGGCGGCAGCTACAACGGCGATAACGGCACCATTGCTTACGATCAGGATGCCAGCGGTATCATGGTGGGTGTTGACTCCCTGGTTGAAGGAAACAACGCTAAATGGACCATCGGTGCTGCGGCGGGCTTCGCAAAAGGCGACATCAGCGACAGAACGGGTCAGGTTGATCAGGACAGTCAGTCTGCCTGGTTGTATTCTTCCGCTCGCTTTGCCAACGATGTCTTCCTGGATGGTTCATTAAGTTACAACCGTTTCAATAATGACCTGTCAGCCACTATGAGCAACGGCCAGTATGTTGATGGTGATTCTTCAACAGACGCCTGGGGCTTCGGTCTGAAAATGGGTTATGACTTTAAGTTCGATAACACCGGTTATCTGACGCCTTATGCCAGCATCAATGGTCTGTTCCAGTCGGGCGATGACTATCAGCTGAGCAACGACATGCGTATGGACGGTCAGTCTTATGACAGCCTGCGTTATGAACTGGGCTTCGATGCGGGTTACACCTTCAATTACGGTGCCGACCAGGCGCTGACCCCGTACTTCAAACTGGCGTGGGTGTATGACGACGCCGACAACAGTGCAGAAATTAATAACGACGACATCGACAATGGTGTTGAAGGTTCAGCGGTTCGTGTTGGACTGGGTACCCAGTTTAGCTTTACCAAAAACTTCAGCGCTTACAGCGATGCAACCTACCTGGGCGGCGGCGACGTTGAGCAGGATTGGGGCGCGAATGTTGGTGTGAAATATACCTGGTAA
- a CDS encoding lysophospholipid acyltransferase family protein: MFSLDNVLDDLWPQARPAPWQKNALRRLFYEEEFQQFAARHRHLKGLEMVEQVLEHLQIRCTISAHDLEQIPEHGPLVIVANHPTGTLDGLALLYAVSRVRRDVKVVTNRMLSHLEPLSSLFIPVDNLGGRTRKASLQQMENQLQDGGVLIFFPAGEVSRLTRSGIRDRSWQAGFVKMAAKFRAPLLPVHIRAHNSALFYASTLISRTLPLLLLMQQMFRRRNSSLPINIGQRIPWDSWYSPQSASREMAEKCRQHLMHLSKNQPGILRTECAIARPEDRLTLKRALGKAECLGQTADGKTIYLWQRNGEEDAPILRELGRLREIAFRAVGEGSGKRRDTDRYDDDYLHLILWDEADLEVVGAYRFKPAASALNAQGIEGLYSHSLFHYDDKMADILQQGIELGRSFIQPRYWGRRGLDYLWSGIGAYLARFPQYRYLFGPVSISGGLPPAARDLLVAFYRLWFPPAHPFAASRRPYPASLPDVLAQFTGEDYTSDLTRLKSLLGNLGCGIPPLYKQYSELCEPGGVQFIDFGSDPDFNHCVDGLVLVDLTYLKTNRYERYIGVHR, encoded by the coding sequence ATGTTTAGCCTCGATAATGTACTCGACGACCTCTGGCCGCAGGCCAGACCGGCGCCCTGGCAAAAAAATGCGTTGCGACGTCTGTTCTATGAAGAAGAGTTTCAGCAATTCGCCGCCCGGCATCGTCATCTGAAAGGGCTGGAGATGGTCGAGCAGGTGCTTGAACACTTACAGATCCGCTGCACCATTTCCGCTCACGACCTTGAACAAATCCCCGAACATGGCCCGCTGGTGATCGTCGCCAACCACCCTACCGGTACGCTTGACGGCCTGGCCCTGCTGTATGCCGTCTCCCGCGTGCGCCGCGATGTAAAAGTGGTCACCAATCGCATGCTGAGCCATCTGGAGCCGCTGAGCTCGTTGTTTATTCCGGTCGATAATCTGGGCGGGCGCACGCGAAAAGCCTCGCTGCAACAGATGGAAAATCAGTTACAGGATGGCGGCGTGCTGATCTTCTTTCCGGCGGGGGAAGTGTCGCGCCTGACCCGCAGCGGCATACGCGATCGCAGCTGGCAGGCGGGTTTTGTCAAAATGGCGGCGAAATTCCGCGCTCCGCTGCTGCCGGTGCATATCCGTGCCCACAACAGCGCGCTGTTTTACGCCAGTACGCTGATTTCCCGCACGCTGCCGTTGCTGCTGCTAATGCAACAGATGTTCCGCCGTCGCAACAGCAGCCTGCCGATCAACATCGGCCAGCGCATTCCCTGGGATAGCTGGTACAGTCCGCAAAGCGCCTCGCGGGAGATGGCCGAAAAATGCCGTCAGCACCTGATGCATTTAAGCAAAAACCAGCCCGGCATCTTGCGAACCGAGTGCGCCATTGCCCGTCCGGAAGATCGTCTCACCCTGAAGCGGGCGCTGGGCAAAGCCGAATGCCTGGGGCAAACCGCGGACGGAAAAACCATCTATTTATGGCAGCGCAACGGCGAAGAAGATGCGCCGATCCTGCGCGAACTGGGCCGCCTGCGTGAGATCGCCTTTCGCGCGGTGGGCGAAGGCAGCGGTAAACGCCGTGACACGGATCGCTACGATGATGACTATCTGCATCTGATCCTGTGGGATGAAGCGGATCTGGAAGTGGTTGGCGCATACCGTTTTAAGCCTGCTGCCAGCGCCCTTAACGCACAGGGCATCGAAGGGCTTTACAGCCACAGCCTGTTCCATTACGACGACAAAATGGCCGATATTCTGCAACAGGGCATCGAACTGGGGCGCAGTTTTATTCAGCCGCGCTACTGGGGACGCCGGGGTCTGGACTATTTATGGTCCGGTATCGGGGCGTATCTGGCGCGTTTTCCGCAGTATCGCTATCTGTTTGGACCGGTTTCCATTTCCGGCGGTCTGCCTCCCGCCGCGCGGGATTTGCTGGTGGCCTTTTACCGCCTGTGGTTCCCGCCTGCGCACCCCTTCGCCGCCTCGCGCCGCCCTTATCCTGCCAGTCTGCCGGATGTGCTGGCACAGTTTACCGGCGAAGATTACACCTCCGATCTTACGCGCCTGAAATCCCTGCTCGGCAATCTGGGCTGCGGCATTCCCCCGCTGTACAAACAGTATTCCGAGCTGTGCGAGCCGGGCGGCGTGCAGTTTATTGATTTCGGCAGCGATCCCGATTTTAACCACTGCGTGGACGGGCTGGTGCTGGTGGATCTCACCTATCTTAAAACCAATCGCTACGAGCGCTACATTGGGGTGCACCGTTAA
- the hemB gene encoding porphobilinogen synthase, with translation MTDLITRPRRLRKSPALRAMFEETTLSLNDLVLPIFVEEELADYKAIDAMPGVMRIPEKFLAREIERIAKAGIRSVMTFGISHHTDATGSDAWKEDGLVARMSRIAKDAVPEMIVMSDTCFCEYTSHGHCGVLCEHGVDNDATLINLGKQAVVAAAAGADFIAPSAAMDGQVQAIRQALDAAGFNDTAIMSYSTKFASSFYGPFREAAGTALKGDRKTYQMNPMNRREAIRESLLDEAQGADCLMVKPAGAYLDILRDIRERTQLPLGAYQVSGEYAMIKFAAQAGAIDEDKVILESLGAIKRAGADLIFSYFALDLAERKIL, from the coding sequence ATGACCGACTTAATCACCCGCCCGCGCCGTCTGCGCAAATCACCCGCACTCCGCGCCATGTTTGAAGAGACAACACTGAGCCTTAACGACCTGGTGTTACCAATTTTTGTTGAAGAAGAACTTGCCGACTACAAGGCCATCGATGCCATGCCGGGCGTGATGCGCATACCGGAGAAGTTTCTCGCCCGCGAAATTGAACGCATTGCGAAGGCCGGGATCCGCTCGGTGATGACCTTCGGCATATCACACCACACTGATGCCACCGGCAGCGATGCCTGGAAAGAAGACGGTCTGGTGGCGCGTATGTCGCGGATCGCAAAAGATGCCGTGCCGGAAATGATCGTGATGTCCGACACCTGTTTTTGTGAATACACCTCCCACGGCCACTGCGGTGTGCTTTGCGAGCACGGTGTCGATAACGACGCAACCCTCATCAATCTTGGCAAGCAGGCGGTAGTCGCCGCGGCCGCCGGCGCTGATTTTATCGCCCCGTCCGCCGCGATGGATGGTCAGGTACAGGCGATACGTCAGGCGCTTGATGCGGCTGGCTTCAACGATACCGCCATCATGTCCTACTCCACCAAATTCGCCTCTTCGTTTTACGGCCCGTTTCGCGAAGCCGCCGGTACCGCGCTGAAAGGCGATCGTAAAACCTATCAGATGAACCCCATGAACCGTCGTGAAGCGATCCGCGAATCCCTGCTCGACGAAGCCCAGGGCGCAGACTGCCTGATGGTGAAACCGGCTGGCGCCTATCTGGACATTCTGCGCGATATTCGTGAACGCACGCAGCTGCCGCTTGGCGCATACCAGGTAAGTGGCGAGTACGCGATGATCAAATTCGCCGCTCAGGCGGGCGCGATTGATGAAGATAAAGTGATCCTCGAAAGCCTGGGCGCGATCAAACGCGCCGGCGCAGATCTGATCTTCAGTTACTTCGCGCTGGATCTGGCGGAACGCAAGATCCTCTAA
- a CDS encoding helix-turn-helix domain-containing protein, whose translation MINSQPVDEFHRLNHRLMPSGTPFEYAQGSVIVPEESNELRTYVFLEGAISLERQNNRLLLGVVAAPGIFGLGIGAMPTQEHYHLHVETSCRGYHLPASTTLQLLDKHQLWRDAFYWMTWQNRALEARDQQLIGTSSYAQIRATLLTMAKWDDALRARIGVMTYIQRRTLISRSVIAEVLAALRQGDYIRMEKGKLVCINRLPLDY comes from the coding sequence ATGATCAACAGCCAACCGGTAGACGAGTTTCATCGTCTGAATCATCGGTTAATGCCTTCAGGAACGCCCTTTGAATATGCCCAGGGCAGCGTTATCGTTCCGGAAGAGAGTAATGAACTGCGTACTTACGTTTTCCTTGAAGGGGCAATTTCTTTAGAACGTCAGAATAATCGGTTGCTGCTTGGCGTCGTGGCCGCACCGGGGATTTTTGGGCTCGGTATCGGCGCAATGCCGACGCAGGAACACTATCATCTGCATGTTGAAACATCCTGTCGCGGCTATCATCTTCCTGCCAGTACCACGTTACAACTTCTGGATAAACATCAGCTTTGGCGGGACGCCTTCTACTGGATGACCTGGCAAAACCGGGCGCTGGAAGCGCGCGACCAGCAACTGATTGGCACCAGCTCCTATGCGCAAATACGTGCAACGCTACTGACGATGGCGAAATGGGATGATGCTTTGCGCGCCCGTATAGGCGTTATGACCTATATCCAGCGGCGCACGCTGATTTCACGTTCGGTCATTGCAGAGGTGCTGGCGGCACTGAGGCAGGGTGATTATATTCGCATGGAGAAGGGCAAGCTGGTCTGCATTAACCGCCTGCCCCTGGATTACTGA
- a CDS encoding PIG-L deacetylase family protein, whose translation MHVGISDHFIQNRKPGILAIGAHPDDIELGCGATLANLAAKGFHITAIILTAGNAGCPAGISRHDESRLALNTLGCQDLFPFHYQDTRTDHYLDAIINSIGEVIKAQEDAGIRFVRTYTMHDKDRHQDHRATYQASMVACRTIPQILCYETPSCRLSFIPQAFEEFDEKALTNKIAALKFHQSQKHRDYMQPESIRALAQFRGLQAGMNLCEGFVVQKMIL comes from the coding sequence ATGCACGTCGGTATTTCTGATCATTTTATACAAAACCGTAAACCTGGTATTCTGGCAATTGGCGCGCACCCGGATGATATTGAACTTGGCTGCGGTGCGACCCTGGCTAATCTTGCTGCAAAAGGCTTTCACATTACCGCTATTATTCTTACTGCGGGTAATGCCGGTTGCCCTGCGGGAATAAGCCGTCATGATGAATCCCGGCTGGCGCTGAACACGCTGGGCTGTCAGGATTTATTTCCGTTTCATTATCAGGATACCCGCACCGATCATTATCTGGATGCCATTATCAACAGCATCGGTGAAGTGATAAAAGCACAGGAAGACGCTGGTATCAGGTTTGTGCGTACTTACACCATGCACGACAAAGACCGCCATCAGGACCACCGCGCAACCTATCAGGCCTCGATGGTCGCCTGTCGCACCATACCGCAAATATTGTGTTATGAAACGCCAAGCTGTCGTCTGTCTTTTATTCCGCAAGCCTTTGAAGAGTTTGATGAGAAGGCGCTGACGAATAAAATTGCCGCCCTTAAATTTCATCAAAGCCAGAAACATCGCGATTATATGCAGCCTGAGTCCATAAGAGCGCTGGCTCAATTTCGTGGTTTACAGGCAGGCATGAATTTGTGCGAAGGTTTCGTTGTGCAAAAAATGATTTTGTGA
- the ampH gene encoding D-alanyl-D-alanine-carboxypeptidase/endopeptidase AmpH encodes MKRCLLLSVMLGVLSFSSANAAQPSLDPEFASDVVDRYANHIYYGSGATGMAMVVIDGNQRVFRSFGETRPGSNVHPQLDSVIRIASISKLMTSEMLVKLLDQGVVKLNDPLSKYAPPGARVPTYNGTPITLVNLATHTSALPREQPGGAAHRPVFVWPTREQRWNWLSTAKLKTAPGAQAAYSNLAFDLLADALSTAAGKPYPQLFEEQITRPLGMKDTTFTPSPDQCKRLMVAEKGASPCNNTLAAIGSGGVYSTPGDMMRWMQQFLSSDFYARNNQADRMQTLIYQRTQLTRVIGMDVPGKADALGLGWVYMSPKNGRPGIIQKTGGGGGFITYMAMVPKNNVGVFVVVTRSPLTRFVNMSDGVNDLVSELSGHKPEVIPAS; translated from the coding sequence TTGAAACGTTGTCTGCTTTTATCCGTGATGCTGGGCGTGCTGAGCTTCTCGTCGGCCAATGCCGCGCAACCCTCGCTCGATCCGGAATTTGCCTCTGATGTTGTCGATCGCTACGCAAACCATATTTATTACGGTAGCGGCGCCACCGGCATGGCGATGGTGGTGATCGATGGTAACCAGCGGGTGTTTCGAAGTTTTGGTGAAACCCGACCGGGCAGCAACGTCCATCCGCAGCTTGATTCCGTGATCCGCATCGCTTCGATTTCCAAGCTGATGACCAGCGAGATGCTGGTGAAACTGCTGGATCAGGGCGTGGTTAAACTTAACGATCCCCTGAGCAAGTATGCCCCGCCAGGCGCACGTGTTCCGACTTATAACGGCACGCCTATTACGCTGGTTAACCTTGCCACCCATACCAGCGCGTTACCGCGCGAACAGCCGGGCGGCGCGGCGCATCGTCCGGTATTTGTCTGGCCAACACGCGAGCAGCGCTGGAACTGGCTTTCTACCGCTAAGCTGAAAACCGCGCCGGGAGCGCAGGCAGCCTATTCAAACCTGGCTTTTGATCTGCTGGCGGATGCGTTGTCCACCGCAGCAGGCAAACCTTATCCGCAGCTTTTCGAAGAGCAAATTACCCGTCCGCTGGGTATGAAAGACACCACTTTTACGCCGTCGCCGGATCAGTGCAAGCGGTTGATGGTGGCGGAGAAAGGCGCGAGTCCCTGCAATAACACTCTGGCGGCCATAGGCAGCGGCGGCGTGTACTCGACGCCGGGCGATATGATGCGCTGGATGCAGCAGTTCCTCTCCTCCGATTTTTATGCGCGTAATAATCAGGCCGATCGGATGCAGACGCTGATCTATCAGCGCACGCAGCTTACGCGAGTGATCGGAATGGACGTCCCCGGCAAGGCTGATGCGCTCGGTCTTGGCTGGGTGTACATGTCGCCTAAAAATGGCCGTCCTGGGATCATTCAAAAAACCGGCGGTGGCGGCGGTTTTATTACCTATATGGCGATGGTGCCGAAAAACAATGTCGGCGTTTTTGTTGTGGTCACCCGTTCACCGCTGACGCGTTTTGTAAATATGAGCGACGGCGTAAACGACCTGGTCAGTGAGCTGAGTGGCCATAAGCCGGAAGTGATCCCGGCATCCTGA
- a CDS encoding glycosyltransferase translates to MKTIIFIMMSITILCWILLRLNKKPSRRYGEVDAIIPAYNEGPCLAQSLDNLLRNPYFRTVICVNDGSTDNTEAVMAQVKKKWGDRFIAVTQKNTGKGGALMNGLQYATCDQVFLSDADTWVPYDQDGIGYMLAEIDSGADAVGGIPSTHLQGAGILPHIRATVKLPMIVMKRTLQQFLGGAPFIISGACGMFRTRVLRKYGFSDRTKVEDLDLSWTLIANGYCIRQANRCVVYPQECNTFRDEWKRWRRWIVGYAVCMRLHKSLILSRFGIFSILPMVLVVIYGVMTYAMVWTWSIITHGPIGIVESVFPLIWVGIVCVIGTFSAWYHRCWLLIPLAPLSVFYVLLAYAIWMVYGIIAFFTGREPQRDKPTRYAAVVETPPASTGKPVAADDQLSQA, encoded by the coding sequence ATGAAAACTATCATTTTTATTATGATGAGTATCACTATCCTTTGCTGGATCCTGCTGCGCTTAAATAAAAAACCCAGCCGGCGATATGGTGAAGTGGATGCCATTATTCCCGCCTATAACGAAGGCCCCTGCCTCGCCCAGTCACTGGATAATCTGCTGCGTAATCCTTATTTCCGCACGGTCATTTGCGTCAATGATGGCTCAACCGATAATACAGAAGCCGTAATGGCGCAGGTGAAAAAAAAATGGGGCGACCGTTTTATAGCCGTGACGCAAAAAAATACCGGTAAAGGCGGCGCGCTGATGAATGGTCTGCAATACGCCACCTGCGATCAGGTTTTTCTGAGCGATGCCGACACCTGGGTGCCCTACGATCAGGACGGGATCGGCTACATGCTGGCGGAAATTGACAGCGGCGCGGATGCCGTTGGCGGTATCCCATCAACCCACCTTCAGGGTGCAGGCATTCTTCCCCATATTCGCGCCACGGTAAAGCTGCCGATGATCGTCATGAAACGCACCTTACAGCAGTTTCTCGGCGGCGCGCCCTTCATCATCAGCGGGGCCTGCGGCATGTTCCGTACCCGGGTACTGCGTAAATATGGCTTTTCCGATCGCACCAAAGTTGAAGATCTCGATCTCTCCTGGACGCTGATCGCCAACGGTTATTGCATCCGCCAGGCCAATCGCTGCGTGGTTTACCCCCAGGAGTGCAATACCTTTCGGGATGAGTGGAAACGCTGGCGACGCTGGATTGTGGGTTACGCCGTCTGCATGCGTTTGCATAAATCGCTGATCTTAAGCCGCTTCGGCATATTTTCAATCCTGCCCATGGTGCTGGTGGTGATTTACGGCGTCATGACCTACGCGATGGTCTGGACGTGGAGCATCATTACGCACGGGCCCATAGGGATTGTGGAGTCTGTCTTCCCGCTGATCTGGGTGGGGATCGTCTGTGTGATCGGCACCTTCAGCGCCTGGTATCATCGCTGCTGGCTATTAATTCCGCTGGCACCTCTCTCTGTGTTTTACGTATTACTGGCCTACGCCATATGGATGGTTTATGGAATTATTGCCTTTTTCACTGGACGTGAACCTCAGCGCGACAAACCCACCCGTTATGCTGCCGTGGTGGAAACGCCGCCCGCTTCAACCGGCAAACCTGTCGCCGCTGATGATCAGCTATCTCAGGCTTGA
- a CDS encoding isochorismatase family protein — protein MSAKRVVMIVDMQNGVFATPRLQREQCVMRINQLTQAADRVIFIQHCEEGGLEAGSEGFALLPELVQPERANYVTKTACDAFYKTELAQLLEDNGISEFVICGCATDYCVDTTIKAGASRGYAITVAEDAHTTANRAAVDAASLIAHHNEVWRTLIMPGNPVQVKSTETILGEWQAN, from the coding sequence ATGTCAGCCAAACGGGTAGTCATGATTGTGGATATGCAGAACGGTGTTTTCGCCACTCCGCGCTTGCAGCGTGAGCAGTGCGTCATGCGTATTAACCAACTGACACAAGCCGCAGACAGGGTGATTTTTATCCAGCACTGCGAAGAGGGTGGTCTGGAAGCCGGCAGCGAAGGCTTCGCATTATTACCCGAACTTGTTCAGCCAGAACGGGCGAACTATGTGACGAAAACCGCCTGCGATGCTTTTTATAAAACCGAACTGGCGCAGCTGCTGGAAGATAACGGCATTAGCGAATTTGTGATTTGCGGCTGTGCGACAGATTACTGCGTCGATACCACGATCAAAGCCGGGGCCAGCCGCGGTTACGCGATCACAGTGGCAGAGGATGCTCACACCACAGCGAATCGCGCCGCGGTCGACGCGGCGTCGCTGATTGCTCACCACAATGAGGTCTGGCGCACGCTGATCATGCCCGGCAATCCGGTGCAGGTGAAATCCACAGAAACAATTCTTGGCGAGTGGCAGGCGAACTAA